The DNA sequence TTCTGGCAACCAGTATTGCCATTACGTCGGCCTGCGCCCAGCCCAAACCAACACCAACCGCCGAGCCGCTGGGTTTTGAAGAGTACGATCCGGTGTCGACGCTGAAAGTGCCGGAACATAAGCTGACCCGGTCCAAGTACCCCTTCATCGACGTGCACAATCACCAGTGGAACATGGACAAGGCCAGCCTGAAACCGCTGCTGAGCCAGATGGATAGCCTGAACATGGGCATCATGGTCAACCTGAGCGGGCGGGGCTGGGGAAGCGTAGCCGAGGGAACGAAGTTTTTCGATAGCTCGCTGGATAACATCGGCAAAAACAATCCGAAACGGCTGGTGCTGTTTACCAACATCAACTTCGACGAAATTGGCCGCAAAGGCTGGACCGAAGAAGCCGTCAGCGTGCTCGAAGCCGACGTAAAAAAAGGGGCAAAAGGGCTGAAGATCTACAAATCACTGGGTATCAATAATAAGGACGAAAGTGGTAAACGGGTGCAGGTCGATGATCCGCGCCTAGACCCTATCTGGGCAAAATGCGGTGAACTGGGCATTCCGGTACTAATTCACACCGCCGACCCCAAATCGTTCTGGGATCCGATGGACCGCTACAATGAACGGTGGCTGGAGCTCAAGCTTCATGGCGGGCGCAAACGCGCGGCCAATGATCCGGTGCCCTGGGAGAAACTCATTGCCGAGCAGCACAACGTATTCAGGAAGCATCCTAAAACGACGTTTATTGCCGCCCACATGGACTGGTTCCCGAACGACCTCACTAAGCTCGATAGCCTCATGAACGTATTCCCGAACATGAACGTCGAGATCGGGGCCGTCATCGCCGAACTGGGTCGGCAGCCCAAAGCATCGCGGAAGTTCTTCGAGAAATACCAGGACCGGATTCTGTTCGGAAAAGACAGCTGGGTACCCAGCGAATATGCGACCTACTTCCGCGTGCTGGAAACTGACGACGAGTATTTCCCCTACCACAAAAAGTACCACGCCTTCTGGCGGATGTATGGTATGGCCCTGCCCGACGAGGTCCTGAAAAAAGTCTATTACAAAAACGCGCTGCGTATCATTCCCGGCCTCGACAAAAGTCAGTTTCCCAACTAAAAAGCCCGTTGCCACCTCTGTATCCGGCACACGGCCGTCACCCGAAACGCTTACGACCATGAACCTGTTCCGTCAACTTTCTATCGCTTCGCTGCTGCTCGTCAGTACCGTAGCCGCCAGCGCCCAAAGCCTGTCGACCGATGCTTTCGAGCAGCAGGTAAAACAAACACCAGCCGCCCAGCTGCTCGACGTCCGGACACCCGGCGAGTTCGGGGGTGGTCACCTGCCGGGTGCCAAAAATCTGGATTTCCGGGATTCGGCCTTCGCGCAGAATCTGGCGGGTCTGGACAAAACAAAGCCGGTCTATGTTTACTGCCTGTCGGGTGGACGTTCGGCCGGTGCGGCCAAACTGATGCGGGAGCAGGGTTTCACGTCGGTCTATGAACTGGAAGGTGGCTACCTGAAATGGACAACCAAAATGAAACCCCTGGAAGGCGTCAAGGCCCAATCGTCGGCCAAGGCCGTCACGCCTGCTCAGCTACAGGCTCTGGCTACCGGCAACCGGCTCGTGCTCGTTGATTTTTATGCCCCCTGGTGTGCCCCCTGCCAGAAAATGATGCCTATCATTGACCAGTTACAAACCCAGTATGCCGGTAAAGTACTGATCGTAAAAGCCGACGCCGACGCCAGCAAGGCGCTCATGCAAACCTACCAGGTCGACGAAATTCCAACCCTGCTGTTTCTCAAGCAGGGCAAGCTGGCCGAGCGCCTGATAGGACTGCAAACGGCGGCTTACCTGAACGAACTGTTCGACAAAAACCTGTGAGGTTTTCCGGATGATCATCACGCAAGTTACTCTCTACCGCTACGATATTGCGCTCAAAGCGCCCATTGCTATTTCGCTGGGTACGATCGAACACGCCCGCAACCTGCTGGTAGAAATTCAGACCGACGCCGGCATCACGGGCTGGGGCGAAGGATCGCCGTTCTGGATGATCGTGGGCGAAACGCAGGCATCCGGACTGGCGGCCGCGCAGGATATGGCCCGGCTGCTGCTCAACCGCGACCCGCTCGCCATTGAAGAATGCCTGACAACGCTGCTACGGTACCTGCCGGGACACCCCACGACCCGCTCGGCTTTCGACATGGCCCTGTACGACATTGCGGCCAAGGCCGCCCGCATGCCCCTCTACCAGTTTCTGGGTGGCAGTCGGCGCTCGCTCGTCACCGATGAAACGATTTATATCAACACGCCCGAGCGGATGGTCGAGGATGCCCTGCGGATTCAGGCGAAGGGGGCCGAAGCAATAAAGGTTAAACTCGGCACCACTACCCGCGACGACATCCGGCGGGTAGAAGCGATCCGAAATGCCATTGGCGAGGCAACGCCTATCCGTACCGATGCCAACCAGGGCTGGGACGTCGTAACAGCGCAGGCGGTGCTCCGGGCCATTGGCGACTGGAACGTGCAGTATTGCGAACAACCCATCCAGCGGCATAACCTGGCGGGGCTCCGTCAGATTCGCCAGTCGTCGACCGTACCGCTTATGGCCGACGAAAGCCTGTTCGATGCCCCCGACGCCCTGCGGCTCGTTCGGGAAGAAGCGGTCGACTATTTCAATATCAAGCTCTCCAAGAGCGGGGGAATTTTTGACGCGCTCAAGATCAACGCCATAGCCGAAGCCGCTGGTATACCGTGCATGATTGGCTGCATGTCGGAGTCGCGGCTGGCGCTCACGGCCAATGCCCATTTTGCCGCAGCCCGCCAAAACGTGCGTTTCTACGATCTGGATGGCTGTTTTGAACACGCCAGCGATCCCGTCCATGGCGGCATTGTCTACACGGGTTACCAAATCGAGTTGCCTACTACGCCGGGCATTGGCGCCGAGGTCGACTCGACCTTCCTCAAGGCGTTGGATAAGATCGTCATCCGTGGGGCATCAGTATGAACACCATCCCGCCCACCCGCCGGTTCGCGCTACTTTTCGTGGGTATCACAGTACTGGAAATCGGGGCCGATGTAGCGCAGATTCAGTGGTTGCACTACGCCAGCAAACCGCTCATTGTTGGGTTACTGCTGGGCTGGTCCTGGCATCACCGGGCCGTAGGGGGTCGCTCGATGACCGTTCTGCGCGTGGGTCTGGCTTTTGCCCTGCTGGGCGACATTTTTCTGATGATCCGGGAGGTTGATCTGTTCGCCCTGGGGCTGGCCTCTTTTCTGGTGATGCAGTTGTGCTATTGCGTCGTATTCGGCATGCGTAGCGCGGGGCAGCGGATCAGACCCGGCACGGTTGGCTTAACGGCTTTACCGTTTGT is a window from the Spirosoma rigui genome containing:
- a CDS encoding thioredoxin domain-containing protein, which gives rise to MNLFRQLSIASLLLVSTVAASAQSLSTDAFEQQVKQTPAAQLLDVRTPGEFGGGHLPGAKNLDFRDSAFAQNLAGLDKTKPVYVYCLSGGRSAGAAKLMREQGFTSVYELEGGYLKWTTKMKPLEGVKAQSSAKAVTPAQLQALATGNRLVLVDFYAPWCAPCQKMMPIIDQLQTQYAGKVLIVKADADASKALMQTYQVDEIPTLLFLKQGKLAERLIGLQTAAYLNELFDKNL
- a CDS encoding mandelate racemase/muconate lactonizing enzyme family protein; translated protein: MIITQVTLYRYDIALKAPIAISLGTIEHARNLLVEIQTDAGITGWGEGSPFWMIVGETQASGLAAAQDMARLLLNRDPLAIEECLTTLLRYLPGHPTTRSAFDMALYDIAAKAARMPLYQFLGGSRRSLVTDETIYINTPERMVEDALRIQAKGAEAIKVKLGTTTRDDIRRVEAIRNAIGEATPIRTDANQGWDVVTAQAVLRAIGDWNVQYCEQPIQRHNLAGLRQIRQSSTVPLMADESLFDAPDALRLVREEAVDYFNIKLSKSGGIFDALKINAIAEAAGIPCMIGCMSESRLALTANAHFAAARQNVRFYDLDGCFEHASDPVHGGIVYTGYQIELPTTPGIGAEVDSTFLKALDKIVIRGASV
- a CDS encoding amidohydrolase family protein, with protein sequence MIKQTTLFFLATSIAITSACAQPKPTPTAEPLGFEEYDPVSTLKVPEHKLTRSKYPFIDVHNHQWNMDKASLKPLLSQMDSLNMGIMVNLSGRGWGSVAEGTKFFDSSLDNIGKNNPKRLVLFTNINFDEIGRKGWTEEAVSVLEADVKKGAKGLKIYKSLGINNKDESGKRVQVDDPRLDPIWAKCGELGIPVLIHTADPKSFWDPMDRYNERWLELKLHGGRKRAANDPVPWEKLIAEQHNVFRKHPKTTFIAAHMDWFPNDLTKLDSLMNVFPNMNVEIGAVIAELGRQPKASRKFFEKYQDRILFGKDSWVPSEYATYFRVLETDDEYFPYHKKYHAFWRMYGMALPDEVLKKVYYKNALRIIPGLDKSQFPN
- a CDS encoding lysoplasmalogenase — encoded protein: MNTIPPTRRFALLFVGITVLEIGADVAQIQWLHYASKPLIVGLLLGWSWHHRAVGGRSMTVLRVGLAFALLGDIFLMIREVDLFALGLASFLVMQLCYCVVFGMRSAGQRIRPGTVGLTALPFVVYAASFLFILYPAFATRPALRELWIPVIVYVACISTMGLMAALRRGANGYGPVLAGALLFIMSDSAIAVNSFLTPFSGSTPLVMSTYATAQYLIVTHIHPEK